The following DNA comes from Erigeron canadensis isolate Cc75 chromosome 3, C_canadensis_v1, whole genome shotgun sequence.
TACTTAACCTGAAAAAGAAGGCTGCATGATATAATGCAGGGATACATGGACCCTGAGTACTACATGACACAACAGTTGACTGAAAAGAGCGATGTATACAGCTTTGGAGTCGTACTATTAGAGCTAATAACAGCAAGAAATCCAATCGAGAAAGGGAAGTACATTGTGAGAGAAGTAAAGCAAGCCATGGACGGAAGTAAAGAACTATATAATCTGCACGATGTCCTTGATCCAATCATCGGTTTGACCACTCAACTCAAAGGATTGGAAAGGTTTGTAGATTTATCATTGAAATGTGTGGAAGAAACCGGAGATAAGAGACCAACAATGAGTGATGTTGTGAAAGAGATTGAAGGCATTATGGAACTCAACGGTCTTAATCCAAATGCCGAATCAGCAGCAAATTCAGCAGGAGATTTTACCACCAGAGGAAGTGGGCATCCTTATATTAATGACAGTCTTTTTGCTTATAGTGGCGACCATTTTCCTACAAAGTTGGATCCTAAGTAGAAATTCATTTTCACAACCAAGAACCGGCAATTAGTTTTGTCAAGATTATTTTAGTTTTCATCACGTAAATGTAAGCTACAACATCCGGATATTGAAAAGAAAGGTATGAGTACGATTACTATAACCATTGGTTCGTGTAGAATACGTATGTGAACAACTAGAAACTCGCTCAAATTCCATTACTTTCAAGTGTTTTGCAtcttaatttgtttttgaaagCAGACCAAGATAagaacaaataaaagaaaaaaaacatttctaTAGATTACATTTCTTCCCAACTCCTTGGCCATGAATGAATCTCGCATTGTCCTCAGTATACACATGAGTTTCATTTTTCAACCTGAAAACAAAAATtgtcaatcaattcatatatttgaaacaaatgGAGTAGTAGATAATAATTAGGTTATTCACTCACGAGGAAGAAACCATCTTGTTGAGAACCATTAAGGCGCATAATGAAGTGCCATCTAAATACAGCAACTCTCCTTTGATTGTTTCTCGTATTTTCTTGTCCATGTTGTCTTGGTTGATACAAAATGGCGTGTCGGATGCCTAAACCAAGTAAATTAACACACTTTATTTAATAAGTTAAGGAATTtttaaagaaagaagaaagtgtaaacaaaatgttcaaaatAGAAAAACTAACCATAACCCATCCCCATTCATCAGCAAAAGAAGGCACATGAGCCGTGTATGCAACTACGTCTGCACCAATGTTTACGTATCATCATTAAGGATTGAGTTCATAGTTAAGGTAAAGctgtttaattaattgattagtCTATAACAAGGATTTAGCACATTAACTAATTATGCTTGATTTTAGTTATAACTAGAGTTGTGGCTCTTACATTTGAATACTTGCTTGATAGTGTTGTAAATAGATGAAAACACTTCTTGATGAGTGAACACTCCTGCAGGTCCAGCCTGCATAAATAGCGTGGCAAGTCAAATaacaatgtatatataaaccatGCTAATTGACTACTCTCGTATGTTAATTTGTctgataaaatttataataagatAGATCGATCATTTAGAGCAGAGGAGAATTAGAAAGAACCTGAGTCACAAAGATTCCATCAGTATTAAGCTTAGGTTTAAGGATTTGCTGATAAAAGGACTTTGTGTAGAGTTTATAGCAAGGCCCCCCTTCAACTGGATCAGCCAAGTCTCCAACTATTATGTCAAATTTCTCTTTCCTCTCTTGTAGTTCAATcctattttttttagaataaaTTGACAAAATTAATTTAGATGTCAAAATCAATATCTTTAAGCATGTGATATCCACGTCATACGCCACGTAAAGGCGAAGATGGCAAAGGCCCGACCACAATGTCTATCAAACTCTATAATTCTAGTACTATTTATGTATTACAGAAATTAGTTTACCTAAGTTAATTGGCCcctaacaaaatataagtttctGTTCTTCATTTTTTAAGCTTCTTATTACCCGCAGGAGTCCCCCCAACCCAAGACTCAATTCCAGACTAGTCATACACGATTACAAAGAGTAAAAGTGCAAAAGAGGACTATTATAAGACTTACTTGGCATCATTGATGACAAGGTCAAGCTTCTTGTTACAAAAAGCTTCTTTATTTGCTGTGAGATGTTCACGACAGAAGGCAACTACCTCCTGCATGCGTAACAAAGATAATGTATGTTAGTTGCTTGCCTCATCAAATGCAAACAACGTGATCACCCACCCCCCTCTATAATGACATCATATTCTACTATTTTATTTGCATAAAGCTTAGTAGCTTATATATGTGTTTGAATAACtgctatattatatatactactacTGTATTTGAACTTgatcttaataattaattacttGCAAGTTGAATAAAGTACTTCTATCAAGACCTTGACAATAtgtatatgaaaaatattaCAAGTATGTATTCAATATATAAAGAGGATCAACTGAACCTGGTCAATATCACACATGACAACATTTTCAATGGACTTGTGTTTGAGTGCTTCTCTGGCAGTAGACCCTTCACCACCTCCCATTATGAACACTGTTTTTGGGCTGCAAGTTTTTCATTACATTACAACATATATACTGATATTTGATTCATTACATTACAACAtcaaataatgttttttaatttgatgtTGATATTTTTCTTATCTGACATGTCATCCGTGCATAAAGTACGTCTACATAGATGCAACGGATCGATATGCAGGGGTGGCCTAGACAGGGGCAAACCAAACCCCTGTACCAGGCCCATTTTCTTAGGGGcaccattattttttttaataaggttGATGTCGTGTACAAAAAAGTTATGTATACTATTTGAATTCGGTAGGAGTCAGTAGCTATTTTGTCTTGACTCCCCATAGGTGCTTAAATCTTTAGGACCGGCTGTGCGGGTATATGTAtccaaattacatatatatttacacagaGATAGATTGTattgaaaattaaagaaaacagTACGTAGGTTGATCAAATTTAGCCAGAGAGAGGAAAAT
Coding sequences within:
- the LOC122590694 gene encoding thermospermine synthase ACAULIS5, yielding MGEAVLFLPSNDHHHKPKDNGQENNNVDVNDGSWFEEVIDDDLKWSFALNSVLHKGMSQYQDIVLLDTKRFGKALVIDGKMQSAESDEFIYHECLIHPPLLCHPNPKTVFIMGGGEGSTAREALKHKSIENVVMCDIDQEVVAFCREHLTANKEAFCNKKLDLVINDAKIELQERKEKFDIIVGDLADPVEGGPCYKLYTKSFYQQILKPKLNTDGIFVTQAGPAGVFTHQEVFSSIYNTIKQVFKYVVAYTAHVPSFADEWGWVMASDTPFCINQDNMDKKIRETIKGELLYLDGTSLCALMVLNKMVSSSLKNETHVYTEDNARFIHGQGVGKKCNL